The uncultured Roseibium sp. genome contains a region encoding:
- a CDS encoding AMP-binding protein, with protein sequence MRLPSTVEPNAANGVPLSPLSLLDRSIIVYADKLAVAHGERRWTYREFGDLVRRMAGALEERGIGPGDTVSIVSANRPEMLAAHFAVPMLGAVLNTINTRLDVETVRYILDHCSAQAVIADEACVDLVAEACGDVPLYCLRPVGEEGPGEALDLLDGKGKVADWPFMERVKSEWQPIAINYTSGTTGSPKGVIYHHRGAYINALNNTLALNFNRSVTYLWTLPMFHCNGWSHTWAVTAAGGTHVCLEGVDPAEIVSALKEFKVTNMACAPVVLYMMLERLEKQGDFRPDHPVHVATGGAAPTSALIERMDAFGFSLVHLYGLTESYGPATGMLPDPVIEQESAAVRAAFSARQGHGLPSGIRVEVKRSDGTPVTHDGIDMGEIMLAGPSIMGGYHTDPLATSIAFEGGMFHTGDLAVVHPDGAMEIRDRAKDIIITGGENVSSLEVESVLHRHPRVLLAAVVAAPHPKWGETPWAFIQLNDAEGDDPTEEDIIAFCRDHLAGFKLPRRIIFMDLPRTATGKVQKFSLRQQALEMQKEDA encoded by the coding sequence ATGCGTTTACCGTCCACAGTCGAGCCGAATGCGGCCAATGGCGTGCCGCTGTCGCCGCTGTCACTGCTGGACCGGTCGATCATCGTCTATGCGGACAAGCTCGCCGTGGCTCATGGCGAGCGCCGCTGGACCTATCGGGAATTCGGCGATCTGGTCCGGCGCATGGCGGGCGCCCTGGAAGAGCGCGGCATTGGGCCGGGCGATACGGTGTCGATCGTGTCCGCCAACCGTCCGGAAATGCTCGCCGCCCATTTTGCCGTACCTATGCTCGGAGCCGTGCTCAACACGATCAACACCCGCCTCGATGTGGAGACGGTGCGCTATATTCTCGATCACTGCAGCGCGCAGGCGGTCATCGCCGACGAGGCCTGCGTCGACCTTGTCGCGGAAGCCTGTGGAGATGTTCCGCTCTATTGCCTGCGTCCGGTAGGCGAGGAGGGGCCGGGTGAGGCTCTCGATCTGCTGGACGGGAAGGGTAAGGTCGCCGACTGGCCGTTCATGGAGCGGGTGAAAAGCGAGTGGCAGCCGATTGCCATCAACTACACGTCAGGCACGACAGGCTCGCCGAAAGGCGTGATCTATCACCACCGCGGCGCCTACATTAACGCGCTCAACAACACCCTGGCGCTCAACTTCAATCGCTCGGTGACCTATCTATGGACCCTGCCGATGTTCCACTGTAACGGCTGGTCCCACACTTGGGCCGTGACGGCGGCGGGCGGAACCCATGTCTGCCTGGAAGGGGTTGACCCGGCCGAAATCGTGTCGGCCCTCAAAGAGTTCAAGGTCACCAACATGGCCTGTGCCCCGGTCGTGCTCTACATGATGCTGGAACGGCTTGAGAAGCAGGGCGACTTCCGCCCGGACCATCCGGTGCATGTCGCCACCGGCGGGGCGGCGCCGACATCGGCGTTGATCGAGCGCATGGATGCGTTCGGCTTCAGTCTCGTTCATCTCTACGGATTGACGGAAAGCTACGGTCCGGCGACCGGCATGCTGCCCGATCCGGTAATCGAGCAGGAATCGGCCGCGGTTCGGGCGGCCTTTTCCGCGCGTCAGGGACATGGCTTGCCGTCAGGAATCCGTGTCGAGGTCAAACGCTCCGACGGGACACCGGTCACCCACGACGGAATTGATATGGGCGAGATCATGCTGGCCGGACCGTCGATCATGGGCGGCTATCACACCGATCCGCTGGCGACCTCGATTGCCTTCGAGGGCGGCATGTTCCACACGGGCGATCTGGCCGTCGTTCATCCGGACGGGGCCATGGAGATCCGAGACCGGGCCAAGGATATCATCATCACCGGTGGTGAGAACGTCTCCAGCCTGGAGGTGGAAAGCGTTCTGCACCGGCATCCGCGTGTGCTGTTGGCGGCCGTCGTCGCCGCTCCTCATCCGAAATGGGGCGAGACCCCTTGGGCGTTCATACAGTTGAACGACGCGGAGGGGGACGATCCCACCGAAGAGGACATTATCGCCTTCTGCCGGGACCATCTGGCCGGGTTCAAGCTGCCGCGCCGGATCATTTTCATGGACCTGCCGCGAACGGCCACCGGCAAGGTACAGAAGTTCTCCCTGCGCCAGCAGGCTCTGGAGATGCAGAAAGAGGACGCTTGA